TGGGCGGCTGCGCGCAGGCTCGCGGACCAACTGGATCGCATCCTGGAAGGATACGGTTCGCGCAAATCGGCCATTGACCGCGCTGCTGCGGAATTGAGGCTGTCGTCCCGACAAATATACAATCTCTTGGCCCGATATCGAACCGACAGAACGGTGACCGCGCTCCTGCCGCGCACATCCGGCCCCCGGCGAAAGCGGATCTCGGCGGACGTCGAAGCTATCGTTGCGAGAACTTTGCAGGAGCAGTGGCTCACCCTCGAAGCGCCGCCATTGGCTCCGGTCGTCGCCGAAATCCGCGCGCGCTGCGAGGAGGCAGGCCTGTCCCAGCCATCGTATGTCACTGTCGCGCGCAGGATCCCTGAATTGTTTTCAGCCGAAACGATCGCGAGGAAGCGCTCGGCCAATCCGAAACATTTGTTGCGGCTGAAGCCACGGCCTGGATACATCCATGCAACAAACCCATTGGATGTCTGCCAGATCGACCACACGCCGACAGATGTAAATTTCGTCGAGGTCATCGATGGGGCCGGGGTTTTCGTCGGGCGGGCGTATCTGACACTGGTGACCGACGTTGCCACCCGTGCCATCCTGGGCTTTTGCCTATCGCTGGAAAAACCCTCGGTGCTGTCGGTGGCGCTTTGCCTTGCGCAGGCGATTTGCCCCAAGGATGGCTGGCTCGCATCGCGCGATATTCGCCATGACTGGCCAATGTATGGAAGGCCCCGGCTGCTTGTGGCCGACTCGGCGATGGAGTTCAAGGGGCATGCTTTTCAGCGAGGCTGCGACGAATACGGGATCCGCATTCGATATCGGGATCGCGCTCGGGTTCACCACGGCGGCGTCGTGGAACGGCTTCTAGGAAAGCTGAACGGTGTGTTGGCAACATTACCGGGCACCACGAAACGTTCCGTGGCAGCTCGTGACGAATATCCTGCCGAACACCGTGCCCGCCTCTCATTTTCCGAATTGGAGCGGTGCGTGGTCCTGGCGATCCTGGATCATAATCGCCATCAAAATCCGAAAACGCTGAACATTCCCGTCAAGGAGTGGGAGCAGCGTGCGGCAGGCCACCCTCATATCATCGACGACCAGCACCATGTGCTGCTCTCCTTCTTGCCGGCCGGTCAGAGGCAATTGTCGCCTCAAGGGATCAGTCTGTTCGCGCTGCACTACTATTCGAGTTGGATTGGCAGGCTGGTGCCGGAACGAGATCGGCTCAGTAAGCTCGAAGTGCGATACGATCCCCGCAATATAAGCCAGATCTTTGTTCGCGACCCCGAAACACAAGTGTTTCGGGCAGTGGAGCGGCGAGATGGCGTGGTCGCCAGTATCACACTGTGGGAGCATCGGGCCGAAAGGGCACGGAGGCGCGACTTGAGCGGCCGATCCAGCGTCGAGATCGTCTCGCTGCGCCGGGAAATGACCACGATTGCAAACACCGCCGGGCTTTCAAAGCGCCGGCTGCGCAATGCGGCGCGGGGCATTTATGCCGCGCCCGCGGAAAAACGAATGGCTGAAACATCGGAATCAGTTCCGATACAAACGATCCAGCAAGAGCGGCCAAAGGCCCGACTACAGGTCGAAGACTGGTAGTCGGCTATGGAAGATCACCTCTTCGAACATGTTCGCCCCTATCTCGACCGCACCATTGAGGAGCGGATCGCGTATATCCGAGCTCCGAGGTGGATCGGGCATCAAGCTGCGATCGAAAGCCATCAGCGGCTATCGGATTTGTTGTCACGCCCTCCTTCACTGCGCACGCAAGGGCTGATGATTGTCGGGCCTTACGCCAATGGCAAGACGATGATCGTCGAACGATTTGCCGTGGATTGCCTGAAGGCCTCCGCAGACCAGAAGGTCTGGATCGTCCAGACCCGGGAAGGTGCAGGACTTGGCCATTTTTACGCCAGCATTCTCCACGCGCTCAACGCGCCGGGCGGCGATGTGTGGACTGTCGGACGCAAAGCGGAGCAGCTCGACCATCTCCTTGCGGCGCTCAGGCCGAAGGTCCTAATCTTTGACGAATTCCACAACGCGCTTAGGGGCCGGCCGCGTGACGTTGAAGCAGTCTTCGCATTTCTGCGTCGCATTGGTCGGCAATACGATATCTCGCCGGTTCTGGTCGGAGAGGTCACGGTTTACGACTACATATGTGCAACCAGCGAGATGGCGAGTCGGTTCGAACTCTTTCCGATTCCGCGCTGGTCGTACGATGAGGCCTACCTGTCATTGTTGGACAGTCTCGAGGCCGCCTTGCCCCTCGCACGCAGCTCGGATCTGTCGGCGGAGCGAAAGGCCCGACACATTCTTGGTCTTTCCGAGGGGCTGATCGGAGAGATCGTCGCGATCCTGACCAAGGCCGCGATTGCAGCAATCCAGGAGGGAGACGAACGTATCACCAGATCCTCCATCGATAACCTGCGGTACATTCCGCTGTCCAAAAGACGGCATGGGCCCATTCGTGAGGCGCTTCTTTGAGCCTGCTTGGGCCGTCACTGATGGTGGTCATTCCGCAGGAGCGCTACCGGGACGTTGTGTATGAACGGTGGCCGGTTAAAGTAGAACCACACGCCGACGAACTCCTGTCGAGCTGGTTACATCGGATCGCTTCTGCCAATGGCGTAGCACCGCGAGATTTTGCGCGCGTTCTTGGACTGCGCCACAGAATGTGGTCTGCCAGGTTCGATTTAAAACTTCAGGACGATGTCTTGGACCAGCTCTCGGAGGGATCTGGAATTCCGAGAGACCGATTGTCGTCAATGGCCTTGCAGCCATGTGATTACAGACACATGCCGCTACCACTGGTCATCAAAGCCCGTCGTGCTGCTTCGACGTGGCTGCAATTCTGTCCTGCGTGCCTCGATTCTGATCAGCCCCCATATTTTCGGAGGCGATGGCGACACTCGACTAGAATCTCCTGCTTTATCCACGGGTGCGGATTACGCGACCGTTGCCCATCGTGCCACCGCGGAATTACTGCCTTCGCTCAGCCACGGCTTGTCGGCCAGCATGTCTGCACCTCTTGCGCTTATGACCTGCGGCGGGCATCCAAGGTGCCGGTGACCATTGAAGCGCAATACTTTGAACAGATAATCAATCGTTCTATCGGTACAGTGGCGAACATCCTGGCGACGAACAATCCGCCGAAATGGCCTTGGCGACAAGATTTGATCGCAGTTCTACCGACTATGTCGGTTTCCAGCCGGATACGCTTGTTCGAGCGCTTCATCCCCGACGACGCCTATCTGGATGAGGGCTTCGTCCTTCCCATTCGGCGGTCGAAGCGGATTATGAAAGATAAAATTGAACCAGCCCGTCAAGCTGCAGCTCGCTGATCGTCGTGGCGGCATTCGCCTCTTCGGAGGCTGGCGCCTATTCTCAGAAATTTTGCGGAGAACAGGCGTGCAATCTCCGCACAGGTTCTGTGCCAGCCTCCCCATCCCACCATATCAGGATAAGGCGTCGCGCTCTCCGACAAGCTCTTCTATCGTTTTGTCCAGCTTACTCTTCTGAAACCCGTCCAGATCGAGACCTTCAACGACGCTATAATCACCGTCCTCGCACATCACAGGTACGCCACACACCAGACCCTCCGGTATGCCATACTGCCCCTGCGATATAACAGCCATCGATGTCCAGCGCCCATCCGTGCCATGCATCCAATCACGCATCTGATCGATCGCTGCATTGGCGGCGGATGCCGCGGACGACGCGCCGCGCGCCTCTATGATGGCGGTGCCACGCCTTGCGATCTCAGGGATCAGCACCTCCTTGTACCAATGGTCGTCGGCGATGGTCTCGGATAAGGGCCTTCCGGCAGCCGTTGCATAGGTCCAGTCGGCAAACATGGTCGGCGAGTGATTGCCCCACACAACGAGCTTGTCGATGTCGCCGACGCCACAGGCGGCCTTGCGCGCCAGTTGGGTCAACGCCCTGTTGTGATCAAGCCGGATCATCGAGCTGACCTGCCTTGGGTTAAAGTCCGGAGCATTGGCGATCAGGATGGAAGCGTTGGTGTTGGCAGGGTTGCCAACCACCAAAATTTTGGCCCGGCGTCCGGCGACTTCGTTGATCGCCCTGCCCTGCACCTTGAAGATCTCTGCATTCGCAGCAAGCAGGTCCCGCCGTTCCATACCCTTTGATCGCGGTCTGGAGCCGACGAGGAACGCCGCATCGACACCTTCGAACGCCTGGCGGGGATCATCCGTCATGACGATGTTGTGCAGCAGCGGAAAGGCGCAGTCTTCCAGCTCCATGACAACGCCGCGTACGGCGTCCTGGGCTTGAGGCAGATCGAGAAGTCGAAGTTCGATCGGCTGCGACTTGCCATAAAGGTCACCATTCGCCAGCCGAAACAGCAGGGAATAGCAGATCTGGCCGGCAGCACCGGTCACAGCGATCTTTTTGGGAGTGGATTGCATTGTCGTTATCTTTCCTGAGACGGTATAGGGTTATTTCGAGGGCGTGGTCCAGCCGGCCTTGGCAAAGATCGCCTTGGCCTCAGGGCCCTGAAGGAATTGCGAAAACGCTTTGGCGTCGGCATTCTTGCCTCCGCGCTCAGTCAGCACGATCCCGGTGTCTCGATAGATGCGATAGTCCGGTTCGACCTCGACGACATCTGCGAGTTTTGGATTGGCGACCTGCCAGATGTTCCAAATGATCCACGCGTCGTAAGACTTGTCCTCGGTCCAGGCTTTTTTGGCTTCGGCACTGTTGGCGGCAAACGTCTTGATATTGGCGCGAAGAGCTTTCACCTTTTCAATGTCGCCGGTTCGTCCGGCCATGTCTTCCCAAAGACCGTTCTGCCCGGCACCATTGACGACAAGCACTTTGTGGCCGGGCTTGAACAGATCGGCGAGGCCGGTGATCTTCTCCGGGTTCCCCGGACGCACCAGGATAGCGGATGGGCGCAGGTAGAGCGGCACGACATCAGCGTCCTTGATCTGGCCGTCCATCGCCTTCACGAAATCCGACATCATCGTCTCGGAGCCGCTGAAGATCAGGTCGGCATTGTCTTTAGCCTTGCCGATCCATTGCGGCGTCGGGCCGGCGGTAACGATAACCTTGTTGTCGGAGCTTTTCTCGAAGGCGGCTGCCGCCTCCTTCATGGCAGGGAGTGGTCCACCGGGACCATAGACGTGGATATCGGCGGCAAGCGTTGGTGCTGTCGTGGCGACAAGAATCGCCGCGCCGGTGATGATGGATTTCAGCATGGTATTTCCTCCGTGTCTGGTAGGAGAAAACTAGCGCCATTCTGCATCAGTTCCATCGCATAATTTTGCTACGAACATTCGGAAAAATCGATTATAACTCGGAGCAGATTCAAGGTTGCTATCTTCATGACCCTCGACCAGTTGCGCATCTTCGCCGAAGTCGCCCGCCAACAGCACATCACCAAGGCTGCCAAAGCGATGAACATGACGCAGTCGGCCGTCAGTGCTGCGGTCATCGCGCTTGAGGAACGGCACGGCGTGGCTTTGTTCGACCGGATCGGTCGTTCTATCGTCCTAAACCAAACCGGAACGATCTTTCTCGAGCATGCACTTCAGGTCTTGGCTGAAGCGAAAGCCGCCGAGTCTGCGCTAAGCGACCTTGCCGGACTTTTGCGCGGGGAATTGTCTGTTATGGCGAGCCAGACTGTTGGCGCCTATTGGCTGCCTTCCAGGCTTGCGACTTTCCACGCACGCTATCCTGGTCTCGGTCTCGACGTCAGGATCGGCAATACCGAGGCGGTAGGCGACGCGGTTGAGGCAGGGCGGGTTGAGCTCGGCGTTGTAGAGGGCGCGGTCGACAGACCGGCCTTGTTGTCGCGCATGATCGCCACGGATGAGATGATCCTCGTCGTGTCGCCAACTCATCCATGGGCCAAAGGCAAAAAGCTCGGAAAGGCCGATTTTGAAGACGCGACATGGGTTCTTCGCGAGCCCGGATCGGGAACACGGCTCGCCTTCGAGACGATGATGACGAAAGAGAAATTGAAGCTGCAGGCGTTGAACGTTGCAATTGTCCTGCCCGGAAACGAGGCCGTGCTCGGCGCAGTCGAGGCCGGCATGGGGGCAACACTGACATCGCGAAGTGCTGCCCAGACCGAACTCAACAGCGGCCTGCTGGTCGAGGCCAATGCTTCTCCGCTTCCGCGCCCATTCTTCCTGCTCCGGCATAAGGAGCGGTATCGCTCCAAGGCGGCCGATGCGTTCGAAGCCCTGTTGTCGGAACAGACACGATGACCTATCGCGGACCTGATACGCTCTGGCACGAGCATCGACGCGAGGAGCGGTTGGCCGCGCTTGACAGCGCGCATATGCAGCCATTGAACGCCTTCCGGGAGCACCTTCAGCTTAACTCCGACCGGGATATGCCGAACTTCGATCCATACGATGGCGGTATCAGCGCAAGACTGCTGATCATTTTGGAGACGCCTGGACCAAGTCCGGTCGAACGCGGCCGGCGTTTCGTTTCGATCGATAACCCGACCGGCACGGCGAAGAACCTGCGCACGGCGCTGACTGGCGCAGGGATATCGCGCCGAGACATCGTTCTGTGGAATACGGTCCCGTGGGTCCGCGCAACCCGAGGCTCGATCGTGGCCAGCGAGCGGCGCGAGGGCATCATGGGACTTGCAGGCCTTCTGCCGCTGCTGCCGAACCTACGTGTCGCCATCCTGGCGGGCGCGGTGGCGAGCGGTGCTGAAGGTGTACTGGTGGATGCCGGCATCGAGGTGATCCTCTGCCCCCATCCGAGCCCGACGCTGATCAATACCTCGCCGACGCTGCGCGACCGCCTTCACGCGGCTTTCGAAGCTGCCGCCGCAAAACTCGATCAATCGAAAACAGCGATCGAAATATCCTGAAATATGCGTTGGAACTGATTGATCTACCCTCGT
This DNA window, taken from Rhizobium rhizoryzae, encodes the following:
- a CDS encoding Mu transposase C-terminal domain-containing protein, with the protein product MRPDVPNPFQYCRSTPARESTEADWAAARRLADQLDRILEGYGSRKSAIDRAAAELRLSSRQIYNLLARYRTDRTVTALLPRTSGPRRKRISADVEAIVARTLQEQWLTLEAPPLAPVVAEIRARCEEAGLSQPSYVTVARRIPELFSAETIARKRSANPKHLLRLKPRPGYIHATNPLDVCQIDHTPTDVNFVEVIDGAGVFVGRAYLTLVTDVATRAILGFCLSLEKPSVLSVALCLAQAICPKDGWLASRDIRHDWPMYGRPRLLVADSAMEFKGHAFQRGCDEYGIRIRYRDRARVHHGGVVERLLGKLNGVLATLPGTTKRSVAARDEYPAEHRARLSFSELERCVVLAILDHNRHQNPKTLNIPVKEWEQRAAGHPHIIDDQHHVLLSFLPAGQRQLSPQGISLFALHYYSSWIGRLVPERDRLSKLEVRYDPRNISQIFVRDPETQVFRAVERRDGVVASITLWEHRAERARRRDLSGRSSVEIVSLRREMTTIANTAGLSKRRLRNAARGIYAAPAEKRMAETSESVPIQTIQQERPKARLQVEDW
- a CDS encoding TniB family NTP-binding protein → MEDHLFEHVRPYLDRTIEERIAYIRAPRWIGHQAAIESHQRLSDLLSRPPSLRTQGLMIVGPYANGKTMIVERFAVDCLKASADQKVWIVQTREGAGLGHFYASILHALNAPGGDVWTVGRKAEQLDHLLAALRPKVLIFDEFHNALRGRPRDVEAVFAFLRRIGRQYDISPVLVGEVTVYDYICATSEMASRFELFPIPRWSYDEAYLSLLDSLEAALPLARSSDLSAERKARHILGLSEGLIGEIVAILTKAAIAAIQEGDERITRSSIDNLRYIPLSKRRHGPIREALL
- a CDS encoding malate dehydrogenase encodes the protein MQSTPKKIAVTGAAGQICYSLLFRLANGDLYGKSQPIELRLLDLPQAQDAVRGVVMELEDCAFPLLHNIVMTDDPRQAFEGVDAAFLVGSRPRSKGMERRDLLAANAEIFKVQGRAINEVAGRRAKILVVGNPANTNASILIANAPDFNPRQVSSMIRLDHNRALTQLARKAACGVGDIDKLVVWGNHSPTMFADWTYATAAGRPLSETIADDHWYKEVLIPEIARRGTAIIEARGASSAASAANAAIDQMRDWMHGTDGRWTSMAVISQGQYGIPEGLVCGVPVMCEDGDYSVVEGLDLDGFQKSKLDKTIEELVGERDALS
- a CDS encoding substrate-binding domain-containing protein, which gives rise to MLKSIITGAAILVATTAPTLAADIHVYGPGGPLPAMKEAAAAFEKSSDNKVIVTAGPTPQWIGKAKDNADLIFSGSETMMSDFVKAMDGQIKDADVVPLYLRPSAILVRPGNPEKITGLADLFKPGHKVLVVNGAGQNGLWEDMAGRTGDIEKVKALRANIKTFAANSAEAKKAWTEDKSYDAWIIWNIWQVANPKLADVVEVEPDYRIYRDTGIVLTERGGKNADAKAFSQFLQGPEAKAIFAKAGWTTPSK
- a CDS encoding LysR family transcriptional regulator gives rise to the protein MTLDQLRIFAEVARQQHITKAAKAMNMTQSAVSAAVIALEERHGVALFDRIGRSIVLNQTGTIFLEHALQVLAEAKAAESALSDLAGLLRGELSVMASQTVGAYWLPSRLATFHARYPGLGLDVRIGNTEAVGDAVEAGRVELGVVEGAVDRPALLSRMIATDEMILVVSPTHPWAKGKKLGKADFEDATWVLREPGSGTRLAFETMMTKEKLKLQALNVAIVLPGNEAVLGAVEAGMGATLTSRSAAQTELNSGLLVEANASPLPRPFFLLRHKERYRSKAADAFEALLSEQTR
- a CDS encoding uracil-DNA glycosylase family protein produces the protein MTYRGPDTLWHEHRREERLAALDSAHMQPLNAFREHLQLNSDRDMPNFDPYDGGISARLLIILETPGPSPVERGRRFVSIDNPTGTAKNLRTALTGAGISRRDIVLWNTVPWVRATRGSIVASERREGIMGLAGLLPLLPNLRVAILAGAVASGAEGVLVDAGIEVILCPHPSPTLINTSPTLRDRLHAAFEAAAAKLDQSKTAIEIS